The genomic stretch CTATTAGCACTTACACTTGTAAAGCCTTCTTTACCCTTTTTTGTTGTGATAACGATAACGCCATCAGCTGCCCTTGAGCCATACAGCGCAGCAGCGGCCGCACCTTTTAAAACCGACAGGCTTTCGATATCTTCCGGATTAATATCCATCACACGATTTGAATAGGTTGTATTGCTGCGTGACAAGCCATCTGTGGCCGTGTTACCTGTAACTGTAGTTGAATTGTCATAAATAACACCGTCAATAACGAATAGCGGCTGGTTAGGTCTGCCTTCTGAAGTGGAAGTCCCCCCTCGAATAGTTATAGATGCTCCTGCACCTGCCGAGCCGCTGAATTGTGTAACATTAACACCGGGTACTTTACCTGCTAAGGAGTTAACAATATTAGTACTTTTATTTTTCATCAATTCTCCGGCGCTTAAATCAGAGACCGAATATCCCAAGGCTCTTCGCTCTTTTTTAATACCCATTGCGGTTACTACTACATCCGTGTTTTCCGCATCAAATTCATTTCTTGCCAAAATCACGGTCATGAAATCGGCAGATGCAGGCAGCTTCACGCTGCGATATCCTTGGTAAGAAAAAATTAACGGCATGCCCGCTTCGGCTTTAATGCTAAAGCTACCATCTTCTGCGGTAATGCCCAGGGTTTTTCCCGCTTCATTTTTGATAGATGTCAGTGCCAGACCTTTGTTGCCGGCAGAATCGACAACTTTACCATTAATGGTAATCGTTTGGGCATGCGCCCAAACGATTACACAGCTACTTACAATAAAAAGTAAAATACGCTTTGTTAGGAATTTTCTCATATAAATAAAATTTATGCTACACGTTTCTTTAAGCTATAATTAAAAAATAGAAAAACTTTGAAAGCACATAACACATCATATCACTATCCGGCACCTTTAGTGTGAGCACAAGGCATTATTTGTTTACACCAAGCTTGTGCAGCAGCATTATCATGTTCCCCATCTTGACATGGTTTTCTCCACAGTAACAACAAATAACAATGTTTTTTAGAAAGCAGATTGTTAATAATTTGACTAACAGATTTCTCGTTCTTAACTTTTCGTTTGTTCAGTCGCAAAAACAATGTTAATAAACACATTGCATAATTACGAAATAATTTTAACAAATCGTGCAAAAAGTAGCAAAAAATTAAAAAAAAAATTTACATTGAATTAAAACCTGCATAAAACTGCACTGTTTTAAATGATTTCGACACCCTTGTTTTTATATTTTTTTAAGCGTTGGTCGTCAGGCGGAAGCTCTGTAATTAATATACTAATGTCATTCATATCGCAAACTTTAAGATGCTGTACACTGCCGAGCTTTTCTGAAATGGCGAGTGCAATTGTTTTTCGGGAGCTTCTCATAATAGCCTTCTTTATTTCGATACTTTCCCACTCGAGGTCGGTAATGCCCGCATCGGCATCGATGCTGTTTGTTCCTATAAAAGAATAATCGGCGCTGATGCTTTTAAGGCTTTCTGCAGCTTCAATATCAACTGCCATTTGAATGGTTTTGGACAATTTATTGCCGATAAAAATTACTTCAATAGCCGGATGATTCAACAAAGCCAAAGCTGTGGGGATGCTTGGTGTAATAAATGTGGCGCTCAAGTTTTCCGGCAATGCTTTTACCAATTCCCTTATGGTGGTACCGCCGCCGAGAATAATGAACATTCCGTCTTTGATAAGAGATGCAGCCTTATGTGCAATAATCTTTTTTTCGGGAAGGGAGTAAATATTCTTATTATTTAGCGTTACCTGAAATGCTTTTGATAAAGCGCCGCCATGTACTTTAGTTAGTTTGCCTTCGCTGTCAAGTTCCTGTAAGTCGCGTCGAATAGTATCTTCGCTCACATCCAGCTGGGTACTTAAATCGGACGATAAAATTTTGTTGTGAATATTTATTTGCTGAATTATATACGCCTGCCGTTCTTTTTTGAGCATAGGACTGATTTTAATGTGCTAAATTAAAAGAAATAATTTTTAAATATTGCTGCATATCAT from Arachidicoccus sp. BS20 encodes the following:
- a CDS encoding DeoR/GlpR family DNA-binding transcription regulator → MLKKERQAYIIQQINIHNKILSSDLSTQLDVSEDTIRRDLQELDSEGKLTKVHGGALSKAFQVTLNNKNIYSLPEKKIIAHKAASLIKDGMFIILGGGTTIRELVKALPENLSATFITPSIPTALALLNHPAIEVIFIGNKLSKTIQMAVDIEAAESLKSISADYSFIGTNSIDADAGITDLEWESIEIKKAIMRSSRKTIALAISEKLGSVQHLKVCDMNDISILITELPPDDQRLKKYKNKGVEII